In Hippoglossus stenolepis isolate QCI-W04-F060 chromosome 21, HSTE1.2, whole genome shotgun sequence, one DNA window encodes the following:
- the cabp5a gene encoding calcium-binding protein 5a, with protein MMRLAEEKKSPKDEMSLGAACVFLRGGKNITRGLADDEIDELRDAFNEFDKDKDGLISCKDLGNLMRTMGYMPTEMELIELSQNINMNLGGRVDFEDFVELMTPKLLAETAGMIGMKELKDAFKEFDIDGDGEITTEELRSAMTKLMGEHMSRREIDAIVKEADDNGDGTVDFEEFVRMMSHQ; from the exons ATGATGCGATTGGCTGAAGAGAAGAAATCACCTAAGGACG AAATGAGTTTAGGGGCAGCGTGCGTTTTCTTGCGTGGAGGGAAAAACATT ACAAGAGGACTGGCTGATGATGAAATCGATG AGCTGCGTGATGCGTTCAACGAGTTCGATAAAGACAAGGACGGGCTGATCAGCTGTAAGGACCTGGGGAACCTGATGAGGACGATGGGTTACATGCCCACGGAGATGGAGCTGATTGAGCTGAGCCAAAACATCAACATGAACC TTGGTGGCAGAGTCGACTTTGAAGACTTTGTGGAACTGATGACTCCGAAGCTGCTGGCGGAGACGGCTGGGATGATTGGCATGAAGGAGCTTAAAGACGCCTTTAAGGAG TTCGACatagatggagatggagagatcACAACAGAAGAGCTGCGGTCCGCCATGACCAAGCTGATGGGCGAGCACATGAGTCGGAGAGAGATAGACGCCATCGTGAAAGAAGCGGACGACAACGGAGACGGCACCGTAGACTTTGAAG AGTTCGTCAGAATGATGTCCCATCAATGA
- the taok2b gene encoding serine/threonine-protein kinase TAO2 isoform X2 has protein sequence MPSSVRAGSLKDPEVAELFSREDPEKLFTDLREIGHGSFGAVYFAHDIRTNEVVAIKKMSYSGKQSNEKWQDIIKEVKFLQKLRHPNTVEYRGCYLREHTAWLVMEYCLGSASDLLEVHKKPLQEVEIAAITHGALQGLVYLHSHNMIHRDVKAGNILLTEPGQVKLGDFGSASIVAPANSFVGTPYWMAPEVILAMDEGQYDGKVDVWSLGITCIELAERKPPLFNMNAMSALYHIAQNESPVLQSNHWSDYFRNFVDSCLQKIAQDRLTSDVLLKHHFLCRERPMTVVMDLIARTKDAVRELDNLQYRKMKKILFHEAHNGPAPEGGDEEEDGEQYMLRTGTVNSMESSHSLPSMSISASSQSSSVNSLADGSDDSGEMAMMQEGEHTVTSNSSVLHKPLSHDNIYDDPYQPEIDPLREAPSAGGIVVVGGGGGGGGGRRRRGRDHFATIRTASQVTRQIQEHEQGSALREQMSGYKRMRRQHQKQLMGLENKLKGEMDEHQLRLDKELENQRNSFSMEGEKLTKKHQAILEKETKAVMTEEKKFQQHILGQQKKELTGLLESQKRQYRQRKEQLKEELNENQSTPKREKQEWLVHQKECMQQLQAEEEAGLLRRQRQYYELQCRQYKRKLVLARHNLEQDLLREELNKKQTLKDLECAMLLRHHESTQELEFRQLGLVQHTRAELIRTQHQTELTNQMEYNKRREQELRQKHAVEVRQQPKSLKSKELQIKRQFQDTCKIQTRQYKALRNHLLENTPKSDHKAVLKRLKDEQTRKLAILAEQYDHSINDMLSTQALRLDETQEAEYKVLRMQLQQELELLNAYQSKIKIHTDTQHEREVKDLEQRVSIRRALLEQRIEEEMLSLQNERSERIRTLLERQAGEIESFDSESLRLGFSNMALTGIPSEAYPKQAYSNAPPSSSRSAGHWSHGIHPQNMPPQQHSRRSHNSSSSSGISSGSGAGDRRSESSSSSSHGLAMALGLGRDGREVHHSSRSSASSSSSSSSSSSHHQRHHLPQHYHHQSTPQLYRERERDRDREREKEREREWAGVRGSGGDLAHPHPLPFSHHLPSRSSSQSLAMLPPPPPAPPSISGPSSSSSSSSSSQGGIYGGGGLAVRGAPSLMALRNSPQPLRRTASGGGPGGSGGSDGVLSRSTSVTSHISNGSHISYS, from the exons ATGCCATCGAGTGTGCGGGCCGGGAGCCTGAAGGACCCGGAGGTGGCTGAGCTGTTCTCCAGGGAGGATCCCGAGAAGCTCTTCACTGACCTGAGGGAGATCGGTCATGGGAGCTTCGGAGCAGTTTACTTC GCCCATGATATCCGCACAAATGAGGTGGTGGCCATCAAGAAGATGTCCTATAGTGGCAAACAGTCCAACGAG AAATGGCAGGATATCATCAAGGAAGTGAAGTTCCTCCAGAAACTGCGGCACCCCAACACAGTCGAGTACCGTGGCTGCTACCTGAGAGAGCACACAGCATGG CTGGTGATGGAGTACTGCTTGGGCTCGGCCTCCGACCTCTTAGAAG TTCACAAGAAACCCCTCCAGGAAGTGGAAATAGCTGCCATAACCCATGGTGCATTGCAGGGATTGGTGTATCTCCACTCTCACAACATGATTCACAG ggatGTGAAGGCAGGAAACATCTTGCTAACGGAGCCAGGGCAGGTCAAACTGGGAGACTTTGGCTCTGCCTCCATTGTTGCTCCAGCCAACTCCTTTGTGGGAACACCCTACTG GATGGCCCCTGAGGTGATTCTGGCCATGGACGAGGGTCAGTACGACGGGAAGGTAGATGTGTGGTCACTTGGCATTACCTGCATAGAGCTGG CGGAAAGGAAGCCTCCTCTGTTCAACATGAATGCTATGAGTGCCTTATACCACATCGCCCAGAACGAGAGCCCTGTGTTGCAGTCAAATCACTG GTCGGATTATTTCCGCAATTTTGTGGACTCCTGTTTGCAGAAGATCGCCCAGGACAGACTTACCTCTGATGTGCTGCTCAAG CACCACTTCCTATGCAGAGAGCGTCCCATGACAGTCGTAATGGACCTGATCGCACGCACCAAGGATGCTGTCCGCGAGCTGGACAACCTTCAGTACCGGAAGATGAAGAAAATCCTCTTCCACGAGGCGCACAATGGTCCAGCACCGGAGGgaggtgatgaagaagag GATGGGGAGCAGTATATGCTTCGCACCGGCACAGTCAACAGCATGGAGAGCTCCCACTCTCTGCCATCCATGTCAATCAGCGCCAGCTCCCAGAGCAGCTCGGTCAACAGCCTGGCGGACGGCTCCGACGACAGCGGGGAGATGGCCATGATGCAGGAGGGAGAGCACACCGTCACCTCCAACAGCTCCGTCCTGCACAAACCCCTG AGCCATGACAACATCTACGATGACCCTTATCAGCCCGAGATTGACCCACTGCGAGAAGCTCCTTCTGCTGGtggtattgttgttgttggtggtggaggaggcggaggaggcggGAGGCGTCGTCGAGGAAGAGACCATTTTGCCACCATCAGGACGGCCTCGCAAGTCACTCGCCAGATTCAGGAACATGAGCAGGGTTCGGCCCTGAGAGAGCAGATGTCTGG GTACAAGCGAATGCGGCGGCAGCACCAGAAGCAGCTGATGGGCCTGGAGAACAAGCTGAAGGGAGAGATGGACGAGCACCAGCTGAGACTAGACAAAGAGCTGGAGAATCAGAGGAACAGCTTCtcaatggagggagagaaactcACCAAGAAGCACCAGGCTATTCTGGAGAAGGAG ACAAAGGCCGTCATGACTGAGGAGAAGAAGTTCCAGCAGCACATTCTGGGCCAGCAAAAGAAGGAGTTGACCGGTTTGCTGGAGTCCCAGAAACGACAGTACCGGCAACGCAAGGAGCAGCTCAAAGAG GAACTGAATGAGAACCAGTCCACGCCAAAGCGAGAGAAGCAGGAGTGGTTGGTGCATCAGAAGGAGTGTATGCAGCAGCTacaggcggaggaggaggccggcCTGCTGCGACGGCAGAGGCAGTATTATGAGCTCCAGTGTCGCCAGTACAAGAGGAAGTTGGTGCTGGCACGCCACAACCTGGAGCAAGACCTGCTGCGAGAG gAATTGAACAAGAAGCAGACTCTGAAGGACCTGGAGTGCGCCATGCTGCTGCGTCACCACGAGTCCACCCAGGAGCTGGAGTTCCGCCAGCTGGGTTTGGTGCAGCACACACGGGCCGAGCTCATACGCACGCAGCACCAGACGGAGCTCACCAACCAGATGGAGTACAACAAGAGGCGTGAGCAGGAGCTGCGTCAGAAACACGCGGTGGAGGTCCGCCAACAGCCCAAGAGCCTCAAA tccaAAGAGCTTCAGATCAAGCGTCAGTTCCAGGACACGTGTAAGATCCAGACCCGCCAGTACAAGGCCCTGCGCAACCACCTGCTGGAGAACACGCCCAAGTCGGACCACAAGGCCGTGCTGAAGCGGCTGAAGGACGAGCAGACCCGTAAGCTGGCCATCCTGGCCGAGCAGTATGACCACTCCATCAATGACATGCTGTCCACACAGGCT CTGCGATTGGATGAAACCCAGGAAGCGGAGTACAAGGTGCTGCGGATGCAGCTgcaacaggagctggagctgctcaaCGCCTACCAGAGCAAGATCAAGATCCACACGGACACGCAGCACGAGAGGGAGGTCAAGGACCTGGAGCAGAGGGTGTCCATCCGCCGCGCCCTGCTGGAGCAGAGG ATCGAGGAGGAGATGTTGTCCCTGCAGAACGAGCGCTCCGAACGAATCCGCACCCTCCTTGAGCGTCAGGCCGGCGAGATCGAGTCCTTCGACTCAGAGAGCCTGCGTCTGGGCTTCAGCAACATGGCACTGACCGGCATCCCCAGTGAGGCCTACCCCAAGCAGGCCTACTCCAACGCCCCCCCCTCCAGCTCCCGCTCCGCCGGCCACTGGAGCCACGGCATTCACCCGCAGAACATGCCCCCGCAGCAGCACTCCCGCCGcagccacaacagcagcagcagcagcggcattAGTAGTGGCAGCGGGGCCGGGGACCGCAGGAGcgagtcctcctcctcctcctcccatggCCTGGCTATGGCCCTGGGGCTGGGCAGGGACGGCAGGGAGGTGCACCACTCGTCCCGCtcatctgcctcctcttcttcctcttcctcctcgtcttcctcccacCACCAGCGGCACCACCTGCCCCAGCACTACCACCACCAGAGCACGCCGCAGCTGTACCGCGAGCGGGAGCGGGATCGAGATAGGGAgcgggagaaggagagggagcggGAGTGGGCCGGAGTGCGAGGCTCCGGCGGTGACCTGGC
- the taok2b gene encoding serine/threonine-protein kinase TAO2 isoform X1: MPSSVRAGSLKDPEVAELFSREDPEKLFTDLREIGHGSFGAVYFAHDIRTNEVVAIKKMSYSGKQSNEKWQDIIKEVKFLQKLRHPNTVEYRGCYLREHTAWLVMEYCLGSASDLLEVHKKPLQEVEIAAITHGALQGLVYLHSHNMIHRDVKAGNILLTEPGQVKLGDFGSASIVAPANSFVGTPYWMAPEVILAMDEGQYDGKVDVWSLGITCIELAERKPPLFNMNAMSALYHIAQNESPVLQSNHWSDYFRNFVDSCLQKIAQDRLTSDVLLKHHFLCRERPMTVVMDLIARTKDAVRELDNLQYRKMKKILFHEAHNGPAPEGGDEEEDGEQYMLRTGTVNSMESSHSLPSMSISASSQSSSVNSLADGSDDSGEMAMMQEGEHTVTSNSSVLHKPLSHDNIYDDPYQPEIDPLREAPSAGGIVVVGGGGGGGGGRRRRGRDHFATIRTASQVTRQIQEHEQGSALREQMSGYKRMRRQHQKQLMGLENKLKGEMDEHQLRLDKELENQRNSFSMEGEKLTKKHQAILEKETKAVMTEEKKFQQHILGQQKKELTGLLESQKRQYRQRKEQLKEELNENQSTPKREKQEWLVHQKECMQQLQAEEEAGLLRRQRQYYELQCRQYKRKLVLARHNLEQDLLREELNKKQTLKDLECAMLLRHHESTQELEFRQLGLVQHTRAELIRTQHQTELTNQMEYNKRREQELRQKHAVEVRQQPKSLKVSESQGSPEEGESQTTEGPSCSWDSEAGVVEVELGEEKEAVAKEINDVELDRGDKVLEEEEGVNVPERKDEVDDESKPKGNEDGEDEGEKEDWKISEEGIEVREVEGVQWEYDEDPSNTAHVETDEEEEEGRGVADGCPSDLISFQSLERRRLHQRQIDELTEFYFPETPEELEPTPISPPPPPPPSQTSFPSLFSHAICLLLSLSAAAQPSNLTLLLLSIFLLSLRRSPPLPSVASVVLSAELALLALFFSYLFLRSCCSLSLSTYLSLSLWASGLFSLGLSLSLGIYYIPMILISASFLSSPSLFLSLYLVVVLIVRPARDFLQHAPRKVNRLYMRILFRLPRPLFAMCQSVLGGMAERSLYEMFPKAGRNWGVRRSKIPVPLKSLPLEYQARCNITSPWAKGLLWVKRFTRRPLGVLADLANSIVLKLAGQALQKLPDSVRVTLQSLGVLRKQIPSRLPRLLPREERERRQRERRRRERERQRREERERMFRDDARWEFGLRRTSSGRFVRGKIRPWR; this comes from the exons ATGCCATCGAGTGTGCGGGCCGGGAGCCTGAAGGACCCGGAGGTGGCTGAGCTGTTCTCCAGGGAGGATCCCGAGAAGCTCTTCACTGACCTGAGGGAGATCGGTCATGGGAGCTTCGGAGCAGTTTACTTC GCCCATGATATCCGCACAAATGAGGTGGTGGCCATCAAGAAGATGTCCTATAGTGGCAAACAGTCCAACGAG AAATGGCAGGATATCATCAAGGAAGTGAAGTTCCTCCAGAAACTGCGGCACCCCAACACAGTCGAGTACCGTGGCTGCTACCTGAGAGAGCACACAGCATGG CTGGTGATGGAGTACTGCTTGGGCTCGGCCTCCGACCTCTTAGAAG TTCACAAGAAACCCCTCCAGGAAGTGGAAATAGCTGCCATAACCCATGGTGCATTGCAGGGATTGGTGTATCTCCACTCTCACAACATGATTCACAG ggatGTGAAGGCAGGAAACATCTTGCTAACGGAGCCAGGGCAGGTCAAACTGGGAGACTTTGGCTCTGCCTCCATTGTTGCTCCAGCCAACTCCTTTGTGGGAACACCCTACTG GATGGCCCCTGAGGTGATTCTGGCCATGGACGAGGGTCAGTACGACGGGAAGGTAGATGTGTGGTCACTTGGCATTACCTGCATAGAGCTGG CGGAAAGGAAGCCTCCTCTGTTCAACATGAATGCTATGAGTGCCTTATACCACATCGCCCAGAACGAGAGCCCTGTGTTGCAGTCAAATCACTG GTCGGATTATTTCCGCAATTTTGTGGACTCCTGTTTGCAGAAGATCGCCCAGGACAGACTTACCTCTGATGTGCTGCTCAAG CACCACTTCCTATGCAGAGAGCGTCCCATGACAGTCGTAATGGACCTGATCGCACGCACCAAGGATGCTGTCCGCGAGCTGGACAACCTTCAGTACCGGAAGATGAAGAAAATCCTCTTCCACGAGGCGCACAATGGTCCAGCACCGGAGGgaggtgatgaagaagag GATGGGGAGCAGTATATGCTTCGCACCGGCACAGTCAACAGCATGGAGAGCTCCCACTCTCTGCCATCCATGTCAATCAGCGCCAGCTCCCAGAGCAGCTCGGTCAACAGCCTGGCGGACGGCTCCGACGACAGCGGGGAGATGGCCATGATGCAGGAGGGAGAGCACACCGTCACCTCCAACAGCTCCGTCCTGCACAAACCCCTG AGCCATGACAACATCTACGATGACCCTTATCAGCCCGAGATTGACCCACTGCGAGAAGCTCCTTCTGCTGGtggtattgttgttgttggtggtggaggaggcggaggaggcggGAGGCGTCGTCGAGGAAGAGACCATTTTGCCACCATCAGGACGGCCTCGCAAGTCACTCGCCAGATTCAGGAACATGAGCAGGGTTCGGCCCTGAGAGAGCAGATGTCTGG GTACAAGCGAATGCGGCGGCAGCACCAGAAGCAGCTGATGGGCCTGGAGAACAAGCTGAAGGGAGAGATGGACGAGCACCAGCTGAGACTAGACAAAGAGCTGGAGAATCAGAGGAACAGCTTCtcaatggagggagagaaactcACCAAGAAGCACCAGGCTATTCTGGAGAAGGAG ACAAAGGCCGTCATGACTGAGGAGAAGAAGTTCCAGCAGCACATTCTGGGCCAGCAAAAGAAGGAGTTGACCGGTTTGCTGGAGTCCCAGAAACGACAGTACCGGCAACGCAAGGAGCAGCTCAAAGAG GAACTGAATGAGAACCAGTCCACGCCAAAGCGAGAGAAGCAGGAGTGGTTGGTGCATCAGAAGGAGTGTATGCAGCAGCTacaggcggaggaggaggccggcCTGCTGCGACGGCAGAGGCAGTATTATGAGCTCCAGTGTCGCCAGTACAAGAGGAAGTTGGTGCTGGCACGCCACAACCTGGAGCAAGACCTGCTGCGAGAG gAATTGAACAAGAAGCAGACTCTGAAGGACCTGGAGTGCGCCATGCTGCTGCGTCACCACGAGTCCACCCAGGAGCTGGAGTTCCGCCAGCTGGGTTTGGTGCAGCACACACGGGCCGAGCTCATACGCACGCAGCACCAGACGGAGCTCACCAACCAGATGGAGTACAACAAGAGGCGTGAGCAGGAGCTGCGTCAGAAACACGCGGTGGAGGTCCGCCAACAGCCCAAGAGCCTCAAAGTGAGTGAGAGCCAGGGGTCtcctgaggagggagagagccaGACCACAGAGGGGCCGAGCTGCAGCTGGGACAGTGAGGCaggggtggtggaggtggagttaggagaggagaaggaggcggTAGCTAAGGAGATAAATGATGTTGAGCTTGACAGAGGAGATAAAGtgttagaggaggaggaaggagtgaaTGTCCCTGAGAGGAAAGATGAGGTGGATGACGAGAGTAAACCAAAGGGAAATGAAGACGGAGAAGATGAGGGTGAGAAGGAGGATTGGAAAATCAGCGAAGAAGGTATAGAGGTGAGGGAAGTAGAGGGAGTGCAGTGGGAGTACGACGAGGACCCCAGTAACACTGCACATGTagaaactgatgaagaggaagaggagggcagGGGCGTGGCCGATGGCTGTCCATCAGATCTCATCTCATTCCAGTCCCTAGAAAGGAGACGCCTCCATCAGCGGCAGATTGATGAGCTCACTGAGTTTTACTTCCCTGAAAcaccagaggagctggagcccaCACCtatctccccccctcctccccctcccccctctcagACTTCCTTCCCCTCACTCTTCTCTCACGccatctgcctcctcctctccctctccgctGCTGCTCAGCCCTCCAACCTCACTTTGCTCCtactctccatcttcctcctctccctgcgtCGTTCCCCTCCTCTGCCCTCTGTGGCCTCTGTTGTTCTCTCTGCGGAGCTTGCCTTATTGGCGCTCTTCTTCTCGTACCTCTTCCTTcgctcctgctgctctctgtctctatccacGTATCTGTCTCTCAGCCTCTGGGCCAGCGGCCTCTTCAGTTTAGGCCTCTCCCTCAGTTTGGGGATTTATTATATCCCCATGATTTTGATCTCAGCCTCCTTCCTcagctccccctctctcttcctctccctctacTTGGTGGTGGTGCTGATTGTCAGGCCGGCCCGTGACTTCCTCCAACACGCACCCCGCAAAGTCAACCGTCTCTACATGCGAATCCTTTTCCGCCTCCCCAGACCCCTGTTTGCCATGTGCCAGTCAGTCTTAGGAGGTATGGCTGAGCGTAGCCTCTATGAGATGTTTCCCAAAGCAGGGCGCAACTGGGGTGTGCGTCGGTCCAAAATCCCGGTCCCCCTGAAGAGCTTACCTTTAGAGTATCAAGCTCGCTGCAATATCACCTCTCCCTGGGCCAAGGGCCTGCTCTGGGTGAAGCGTTTTACTAGACGCCCCCTTGGGGTCCTGGCAGATCTTGCTAACTCTATAGTGCTAAAACTAGCCGGACAGGCGCTTCAAAAGTTGCCAGACAGTGTCCGGGTCACACTCCAATCTCTGGGTGTCTTGAGGAAGCAAATCCCGAGTAGGTTGCCCCGACTGCTGCCCAGGGAGGAGcgggagaggagacagagggagaggaggaggagagagagggagagacagaggagggaagagagggagaggatgttTCGAGATGATGCCAGGTGGGAGTTTGGGTTGAGGCGAACTTCTTCTGGGAGGTTTGTCAGAGGGAAGATTCGGCCGTGGAGATAG